In one window of Candidatus Nanopelagicales bacterium DNA:
- a CDS encoding aldehyde dehydrogenase family protein, with product MAVDTLANGIPGSQSQSATPIVVDSAEADSAEIMALAREAQRIWGAMSLPTRARRLSRLAANIAASIDPIADTIHEENGKPRAEAVAHEAVTAIQFARHTCHVASAVLSAQAVPLESHPSRSAELVRQPFGVVLAISPWNLPFFIPLSQVLPALLAGNAVVLKPSELTPDSARLIEKLLGECGLPEGLFQVAYGDGSLGQRLIEAQPDKVLFTGSVATGRKVMAACARLPIPVSLELGGVDAMIVRADADLEFTASAAAWGATFNAGQACASVERLLVHRSIHDALVVRIADKMNRIDRSRELGPAVDDKQLHVWQEHMLNARNAGATQAAGGTFLPGRKLEPTLLTGSQVAETEAWRSETFGPVLAVLPFDDDDEAISMHNATEYGLTASIFTADLDAAKAMAAKLRAGVVCVNDVAATCYGSPEIPWGGVGLSGFGRSHGDEGLLDATWTKVIEVPKFAGPNAKRPWWYPYGPDLEATMSKLGRALAVENPVRRAVKVAKAGVSIVPLLTRNPRL from the coding sequence ATGGCCGTTGACACACTCGCGAACGGCATCCCCGGCAGTCAGAGCCAGTCCGCGACCCCAATCGTGGTCGATTCGGCCGAGGCCGACAGCGCCGAGATCATGGCGCTGGCGCGAGAGGCTCAGCGAATCTGGGGGGCGATGAGCTTGCCCACCCGCGCCAGGCGGCTATCGCGTTTGGCGGCGAACATCGCAGCGAGCATCGACCCGATCGCGGACACCATCCATGAGGAGAACGGCAAGCCCAGAGCCGAAGCCGTAGCCCACGAAGCAGTGACCGCGATCCAATTCGCGCGACACACCTGCCACGTCGCGAGCGCTGTGCTCAGCGCCCAGGCGGTCCCCCTCGAGAGCCACCCGAGCCGCTCCGCTGAGTTGGTCCGGCAACCATTCGGTGTCGTCCTGGCGATCTCGCCGTGGAACCTACCGTTCTTCATCCCGCTCAGCCAGGTACTTCCAGCGCTTCTGGCGGGAAACGCCGTTGTCCTCAAGCCGAGCGAGCTGACCCCTGACTCGGCCCGGCTGATCGAGAAGCTCCTTGGCGAGTGCGGCCTGCCCGAGGGACTCTTCCAGGTCGCCTACGGTGATGGCTCGCTGGGCCAGCGACTCATCGAAGCGCAACCGGACAAGGTGCTGTTCACGGGCTCGGTGGCCACTGGCCGCAAGGTCATGGCAGCGTGCGCCAGGCTCCCGATCCCGGTCAGCCTCGAGCTTGGCGGAGTCGACGCGATGATCGTGCGAGCCGACGCGGACCTGGAGTTCACGGCCTCCGCGGCGGCGTGGGGCGCGACATTCAACGCCGGACAGGCCTGCGCCTCGGTCGAGCGGCTGCTTGTCCACCGATCGATCCACGATGCCCTCGTAGTCAGGATCGCGGACAAGATGAACCGCATCGATCGATCCCGTGAGCTCGGGCCCGCCGTCGACGACAAGCAGCTCCATGTGTGGCAGGAGCACATGCTCAACGCCCGGAACGCAGGAGCCACGCAGGCCGCTGGGGGCACCTTCCTGCCCGGACGCAAGCTCGAACCCACGTTGCTGACGGGCTCACAGGTCGCCGAAACCGAGGCATGGCGCTCGGAAACCTTCGGACCCGTCCTGGCGGTGCTGCCGTTTGACGACGACGACGAAGCGATCTCGATGCACAACGCCACCGAATACGGACTCACCGCCAGCATCTTCACAGCCGACCTTGACGCCGCGAAGGCGATGGCCGCCAAGCTGCGAGCTGGAGTCGTCTGCGTCAATGACGTCGCCGCGACGTGCTACGGCTCCCCCGAGATTCCCTGGGGTGGCGTGGGCTTGTCAGGATTCGGTCGCAGCCATGGGGATGAAGGCTTGCTCGACGCGACTTGGACCAAAGTGATCGAAGTGCCGAAGTTCGCGGGCCCGAACGCCAAGCGCCCCTGGTGGTACCCATATGGACCCGATCTCGAAGCCACAATGTCGAAGCTCGGCCGGGCCCTGGCCGTCGAGAACCCGGTCAGGCGAGCCGTGAAGGTCGCCAAGGCCGGAGTTTCCATCGTTCCCCTGTTGACACGCAATCCGAGGCTCTAG
- a CDS encoding FadR/GntR family transcriptional regulator: MNTFQPVSRTRVADQIAVAIRGAVLAGKYTPGERLPSERDLASQFDVNRSSVREAIHSLEAWGLVEVRHGGGVTVRDFLAGAGLHLLPWLLAPNGRVDPAMMHDLLTLRTELLGFTGAQAASRATAQDIAALQRALDALDLARGVDAIQEADYAFFETLIVASGNQVLRLMLSAIGAAYQQNRVQFAALYPQDRMVTLAHHAAVAAIQRSDSEAAGEAMRLYGAAALVAWSDQAERRVMDTSSDETERVGHGR; the protein is encoded by the coding sequence CCGTCCTGGCTGGCAAGTACACACCCGGCGAACGCCTCCCATCCGAGCGTGACCTAGCTAGCCAGTTCGATGTGAATCGATCCAGCGTCAGAGAAGCCATCCACAGCCTGGAGGCATGGGGTCTAGTCGAAGTACGACATGGAGGCGGTGTCACCGTCCGCGACTTCCTGGCCGGGGCCGGTCTACACCTGTTGCCGTGGCTGCTGGCTCCGAACGGCCGCGTGGATCCAGCGATGATGCATGACCTGCTGACGCTGCGCACCGAGCTGCTCGGGTTCACCGGGGCGCAGGCAGCCAGCCGGGCGACCGCACAGGACATCGCCGCGCTTCAGCGGGCGCTTGACGCCCTGGACCTGGCGCGAGGCGTGGACGCGATCCAGGAAGCTGACTACGCGTTCTTCGAAACCCTCATCGTGGCCTCCGGCAACCAGGTGCTCCGACTGATGCTCAGCGCCATCGGCGCCGCCTACCAACAGAACCGCGTCCAGTTCGCAGCGCTGTATCCCCAGGACCGGATGGTCACTCTCGCTCACCACGCAGCCGTGGCCGCGATCCAGCGCTCAGACTCCGAAGCGGCGGGCGAAGCGATGCGCTTGTATGGCGCCGCGGCTCTGGTGGCGTGGTCGGATCAAGCCGAGCGACGCGTCATGGACACAAGCAGCGACGAAACCGAAAGGGTTGGCCATGGCCGTTGA